The sequence below is a genomic window from Rudanella lutea DSM 19387.
GCGTACTGAGAATGGAAACGGCATGGCAGGAGTAGAGACTTGATATTTCATCTTCAATGCCTTATATTTGCACCGTTAACCAACCATGAAGGTGTGCGGCAAGGGGAGTTTTACTCCCTTTTTTGTTAGCCATAGGGCATGAATGACGTTGCAAAAATAACTGAACTGCTTCAACCATACCTTAATAACGATTATTTCTATATAGTCGATGTACAGGTAGCGGGTCGTCAGGGCGGAAAATTGAAAGTCACGCTCCTTTTGGATAGTGACGAAGGGATTACCATTGATGAATGCGCGAGCATCAGCCGTCAGTTCGGCAATCAGCTGGAAGAGATGAATTTCTTCGGCGAATCGCCGTTTACACTCGAAGTATCGTCGCCGGGCATTGATTTTCCGCTCACCCGGATTCGGCAGTTTCGGCGCAATGTCGGCCGGACAATACTGCTGACATTAACCGACGGGAAGCAGGTGAAGGGAAAGCTCGATAGTGTGGCCGACGAACAGATTGTGCTTGATGTACAGCCCGTTAAGATGTCGAAAACCAAAATGAAAGCCGCCGGTCTGATCCCCGGATCCGAGGGCCCCACCGCGTTTTCGTTCGATCAGATCAAACAGGCTACTGTAGAGATTTCTTTTAAATAGTTTTCAGTATACCGTTTACAGTTTGATAGTTCGTGAACAACAGGCCTTACGCCAACCGGAACAACTGAAAACTCTAAACAGAAAACTGAAGACTCAAAACTGTAAACAATAAAAATGACCAGCAGCTTACTTATTGAGTCGTTTTCCGACTTCGCCCGGTCAAAAAATATTGACCGGCCTACCATGATTGCGGTCTTGGAGGAGGTATTTCGGACGATGATTCGTAAAAAATACGGCACGGACGAAAACTTTGACGTCATTATCAACCCCGATAGTGGTGACCTCGAAATGTGGCGCACCCGCGAGATTGTGGACGATGATTCGGAAGACATTTGGGACTACGATAAGATTCCCCTGGCCGAAGCGCGTAAAATTCAGGATGACTTCGAAGTAGGCGAGCAGGTGGCTGAGGAAGTAAAACTCGAAGACTTTGGTCGTCGGGTAGTACAAACGGCCCGGCAAACGCTTATTCAGAAGATTAAGGATCTCGAAAAAGAAATCCTGTATCAGAAATACAAGGATCAGGTAGGCGACCTGGTTACGGCAGAAGTGTATCAGCTCGTGAAGAATGAGACAATTCTGGTCGATAACGAAAACAACGAACTGAGCCTGCCCCGCACCGAGCAGATCCCGAAAGACCGGCCCCGCAAAGGCGATACCGTGAAGGCCGTGATTCACCGGGTCGATATGAACAATGGCACGCCCAAGATTATCCTGTCGCGCACGTCGCCGGTATTTTTGGAGCGGTTGTTCGAGCAGGAGATCCCTGAAATCTATGATGGTCTGATCTCTATTCGGAAGATTGTACGGGAGCCGGGCGAGCGCGCTAAGGTAGCCGTTGAATCGTACGATGACCGGATCGACCCCGTGGGTGCCTGCGTGGGTATGAAAGGCTCGCGGATTCACGCCATTGTGCGGGAGCTGAACAACGAAAATATTGACGTTATTAATTATACCGAAAACCTCGAACTGCTCATCAGCCGTGCTCTAAGCCCGGCAAAAGTTAGTTCGATGAATATTGACCGGGAGGCCCGTCGGGTGTCTGTGTTCATGAAGCCCGACCAGGTATCACTGGCCATTGGGCGGGGTGGACAGAACATTAAACTGGCCGGTCGACTGGTGGATATGGAGATTGATGTATTCCGCGACAACGAAGGACAGGAGGACGACGAGGATGTCGATCTGATGGAATTCCGGGACGAAATCGATGAGTGGATCATCGAAGAATTCCGGCGCGTTGGTCTGGATACTGCCAAGAGCGTACTGGCTCGCACGAAAGAAGAATTGGTTCGTTTGACCGATCTGGAAGAAGCTACGATCGAGGAGATACTCGATATTTTACGTAGAGAGTTTGAGTAAATGGGATTTTAATTGAAGTACTTGTTGTTCATATCGTAGGAACAACCGCTAAATTTGCCGATCATATACCGAACGTATGGCAGAAGATAAATCAATGCGACTAAGCCAAGTGGCAAAAGTTCTCCACGTGGGGTTATCCACCGTGGTGAGCAAGCTGTCTGCCAAGGGGTATAAGGTCGATAGTAATCCCAACACCAAGATCCCTATGGATCAGTTGGAGGTGTTGGCGAAAGAATTCAAATCAAACGACCTGCTGAACGGCGCTTCCAAGCCCGCTCCCGTGGCACCGGCTGAAGCTCCCCGCAAGCAGGACGATGACGTTATTCTCTACCGTCGTGATGACGCAGGGCGCCGTATCGAATCGGACGCCAAACGGCCCGAGGCCGCTCAGCCTCAGGCGCAAAGCCCGGCCGATCGTGGTTCTGCCGCTCCGAGTGAGCGCAAGCCTGAGTCGGGTGGTTCAACGCTGCCCGGCCTGAAGGTACTGGGTAAAATTGATCTGAATGCTAAGCCTGGCACACCGGCTCCGCAACCTCGGCCTGCTACACCGCAGCCCCCGGTTGCTCCGGCTCCTGTAGCCAAGGCACCCGAGCCTGCTCCGGCACCAAAGCCTGCTGCACCCGTTGCGGCTCAGCCCCCTGTGGCTCCAGCTGCTCCGGCTCCTGTAGCCAAGGCACCCGAGCCAGCTCCAGCGCCAGTGGCCAAGGCTCCTGAGCCAACACCGGCACCGAAGCCCGCTGCTCCGGCGCCAGCTCCGGCAGCCCCTGTTGCACAGGCAAAACCCGCCCCAGCTGCTCCGGCTCCTGTGGCTAAGGCCCCTGAGCCAACGCCAGCACCGGCCGCTGACCGTGGCCCGGCTGATCGCAGCCCGGCCGATCGTGGCCCGGCCGAACCGAAGCAGGCACCTGCTCCTGAAGCGGCCCGCCCGGCTACGCCACCGGCTGCACCAGCCAATACACCACCAGCCGCGCCTGAGCCACCCAAAGAGCCCGAAACGATTCGGGCAGAGGGTAAAGTTCAGTTGCAGGGTCTGACTGTAAAAGGAACCATTGACCTGAGTCAGTTTAACCGCCAGCCCAGTGGTCGCGATCGTGATCGGGGCAAGCGGAAGCGGATTCGGGGTAAAGAAGGTAGCGTGGCCAGCTCGACCCAGCCTAATGCAGGCGGTGGACAGGGTGGCGGCCAGGGACAAGGTGGTCAGGGCGGCCCACGTAATGACCGCGGTCCACGCGATGGTAACAACCAGAACCGCCCGAACGATAACCGTCAGGGGCAGGGTGGTCCGCGTAACGACCGTGGGCCCCGCGAAGGTCAGGCCAACACGGCCGGTGGCCAGCAGGGCCAGGGTGGCCAGCGCAATGACCGCGGCCCACGCGACGGTAATAACAACAATACCCAGGGTCAGCAAGGCCAGGGTCAGGGTGGTGGCAACCGCAACAACAATACGGGCGGTCGGCCAAACAACAATAACAACAACAACCGGGGTGGCAACCGCGGTGGTAATACAGGCAATAACAACAACCGGGGCGGCACGCGGGATCGTCGGGAGACACCTTCGGAAGCCGACGTACGGGCCAATATTCGGGCTACCAATGCCCGTTTGCAGGGTAATAACCAGAACCGGGGTGCCGACCGCCGTCGGGATCGCCGTCGGGAGCGCAGCGAACGCGAGCGCGAACGGATGGAACTGGAGAACGAAGAATCAAAGACACTGCGCGTAACCGAGTTTGTCTCGGCCAACGACCTGGCGTCGATGATGGACGTTTCGGTCAACGAGGTAATTGCTACCTGTATGAGCCTCGGTATGTTCGTGTCGATCAACCAGCGTCTCGATGCTGAAGCGATTACGGTTATTGCCGACGAGTTTGGGTACGATGTCGAGTTTGTAACGGCTGAGCAGGAAGTGGAAGCGGGTCTGGAAGAAATTCAGGACGCTGCTGAAGACCTGCAACCCCGTGCTCCGATTGTTACGATCATGGGTCACGTTGACCACGGTAAAACGTCGCTGCTTGACTACATCCGCCGGACCAAGGTGGCTGCTGGTGAAGCCGGTGGTATCACCCAGCACATTGGTGCGTACAGTGTGAAGACGACCGACGGCCGGATGGTAACGTTCCTTGATACGCCGGGTCACGAAGCCTTTACGGCCATGCGTGCTCGCGGTGCGAAAGTAACCGACGTGGTTATCATCGTGATTGCCGCTGACGATAGCATCATGCCCCAAACCCGCGAGGCTATCAACCACGCGCAGGTGGCGGGTGTACCCATCGTGTTTGCCTTCTCGAAGGTAGATAAGCCGGGTGCCGATGCCGAGAAAATCCGCAACGCCCTCTCGCAGATGAATATTCTGGTAGAAGAGTGGGGTGGTAAATACCAATCGCAGGAGATTTCGTCGAAATCCGGTCTGGGTGTCGATGATCTGCTCGAGAAAGTATTGCTGGAAGCCGAAGTCCTCGAACTGAAAGCCAACCCAAACCGTCGGGCCATCGGTACCGTTATCGAAGCCCAGCTCGACAAAGGCCGTGGTTACGTATCGACCGTACTGGTTGAAACCGGAACTCTTAAGCAGGGCGATGTGATGCTCGTAGGCGCGCATTACGGCCGTATTCGGGCCATGACCAACGATCGCGGTGAGCGGATCAAAGAAGCCGGACCGTCGACACCGGTACAGATTCTGGGTCTGCCGGGCGCTCCGCAGGCTGGTGATAAGTTCAACGTGATGGAAACGGAGCGTGAAGCCCGTGAGATTGCCAACAAGCGTGAGCAGTTGCTCCGTGAGCAGTCGCTGCGGACTCGCAAGCACATCACGCTCGAAGAGATCGGTCGCCGGAAGGCAATCGGAAGCTTCAAAGAGCTGAACGTGATTGTAAAAGGTGACGTAGACGGTTCGGTAGAAGCTCTCTCGGATTCGCTGCTCCAACTGTCGACAGGCGAAGTGCAGGTGAATATCATTCACAAAGCCGTTGGTCAGATTTCCGAATCGGATATTCTGTTGGCTTCGGCTTCTGACGCCATCATCGTTGGTTTCCAGGTCCGTCCGTCGGCCAACGCCCGCCGACTGGCTGAGCAGGAGCAGATTGAGATTCGTTTGTACTCGATCATTTACGACGCTATCAACGAAGTGAAGGATGCCATGGAAGGTCTGTTGGCTCCGACGCAGGAAGAAGTCATTACGGGCAATATCGAAGTACGCGAAGTCTTCAAGATCAGCAAGATCGGTACCGTAGCGGGCTGTATGGTAACGGATGGAAACATCAAGCGGAACAACAAGATCCGCGTGATTCGCGACTTTATCGTGATCCATACCGGCGACATTGACGCGCTGAAGCGTTTCAAAGACGACGTAAGCGAGGTTCGTCAGGGTTACGAATGTGGTTTGAGCATAAAAAACTTCAACGACATTCAGGTTGGCGATATCATCGAAGGTTTCGAGTTCAAAGAAGTAAAGCGGACGCTCTCGTCGACGTAGACAGCCGCATAACACATACGAAACGCCCCGCCCTGCTTGCAAGGTGGGGCGTTTTTGTTGGCCGAATAACGCCTGATTTTCCCGGGTCAACGCAAGCCAACGGAGCCTCAGGAGTACCGAAAACCGATACGTTCAACCCTTAAAAACCGGGTGGCCAAAGCGATGCAGGATGCCGAGGAAAACCGAGGGCATTTGTAAAAACCATTTGGCCGAAAACCCTGTTAGCATAAGGGTGTACGTCCGGTCTGAACGAGCCTTCGGGCTGTTGATTCCGGGAATACAACATCTAATAACAACGCTCCCCTACGAATGAGTTACCGCAATCTGAAGGCAAAAGAGTTGCTTACTATCAAAACGCTTGGTGAACTCAAAGCGGCTGGCTACCAGACACGCTCCATCAAGCAGGAGTTACGTGATAATCTGATCGAAAAAATTAAGGCAAAAGAGACGGTTTTTCCCGGAATCTGGGGGTACGAAGAAACCGTTATTCCCGACGTTGAGCGGGCTATTTTGTCGATGCACCACATCAACCTGCTCGGTTTGCGGGGGCAGGCCAAAACCCGGATCGCCCGGCTGATGGTCAACCTGCTCGATGAATATATTCCGGTTGTAGAGGGCTCTGAGCTAAACGACGACCCGCTGCAACCCCTCTCGCGCTATGCACACGATCGTATTGCAGAGCTGGGCGATGCCACACCGATTGGCTGGTTGCACCGCAGCGACCGGTACACCGAAAAACTGGCCACGCCCGATGTGTCGGTAGCCGATTTGGTTGGCGACGTAGACCCCATCAAAGCCGCAACGCTCAAGCTGCCTTACTCCGATGAACGGACAATTCACTTTGGGCTTATTCCGCGCTCGCACCGCTGTATTTTTGTGATCAACGAGTTGCCCGATTTGCAGGCCCGAATTCAGGTGTCGCTTTTCAATATTTTGCAGGAAGGTGATATTCAGATTCGGGGTTTCAAGCTGCGGTTGCCGCTCGATATTCAGTTCGTGTTTACGGCCAACCCGGAAGATTACACCAACCGGGGCAGCATTGTAACCCCGCTTAAAGATCGGATTGATAGCCAGATAGTGACCCACTATCCGAAGTCAATTGCGACGGGTAAGAAAATTACCATGCAGGAGGCTATCGTGAAAACGGAGCAGAAGGGGCTGGTTAAAACCAATGACCTGGTGACCGATCTGATTGAGCAGGTGGCCATGGAAGCCCGCGAAAGTGAATATGTCGACGCCAAATCGGGGGTATCGGCGCGGATGACCATTTCGGCCTACGAAAACCTGCTGTCGTCGGCTGAGCGTCGGGCTCTGATCAACAGCGAGAAAGAGACCTACGTGCGCATTGCTGACTTGTACGGCGTGGTACCGGCGATCTGCGGCAAGGTGGAACTGGTGTACGAAGGTGAGGTAGAAGGCCCGGTTATTGTGGCCCAAAACCTGATCGGGAAAGCCATCCGAACGCAGTTTCTGAACTATTTCCCGAACCCCGAAAAGGCCAAGAAGGAAAAACGTGGCAATATTTACAAGAAAATCACTGACTGGTTTGGCGATGGCAATACGATGGAAATCCTGAGCGACCTGCCCAACCGCGATTACGAAAGCCGCTTGCGTACCATTGACGGCCTCGACGATCTGATTGACGAGCTGCACCCGCGCCTGAGCAAAGCCGAGAAACTGTTTATGATGGAGTTTGCCCTGCACGGCATTGCCGAATACTCGCTCATCGGCAAAAAAGCGATGGATACCGGGCAGTCGTTTCAGGATTTGGTCGGCTCTATGTTCGACCCGACCAAGCACTTTGGTGAGGAAGAAGACGAAGATGACGACGATCGGTTTTAACTTGGCGGCTTGCAAACAGCCTACCCAATGAATCACGAACTATATATGACCCGCGCCTTGGAGTTAGCGACTCTGGGGCGCGGTTTTGTTAGCCCCAACCCCATGGTGGGGTGCGTACTGGTGTACGACGACCGCACCGGGCCGCGCATTATTGGCGAGGGTTGGCATCAACGCTACGGTGGGCCACATGCCGAGGTAAACGCCATTCGGTCGGTGCGGCCCGAAGATGAGCACCTGTTGCCTCAGGCTACGGCTTATGTGACCCTGGAACCCTGCTCGCATTACGGCAAAACGCCCCCCTGTGCCGATTTGCTGGTGGAGAAACGGGTAGGCCGGGTGGTAGTCTGTAACGATGACCCCAACCCACTGGTGGCCGGGCGTGGCCTCAACCGGCTCCGCGAGGCCGGTATCACTGTTGAAACCGGGGTGTTGGCCGAGCGCGGCCGTGAGCTGAATCGGCGTTTTTTTACACAGATGGAACAACAGCGCCCCTATATTCTGCTCAAATGGGCCGAAACATCGGATGGCTTCATCGGCGGACCGGGCGGGCAACCGGTGTCTATATCAGGTCCGTTGGCGCAGCGGCTCGTACACCGCTGGCGTGCCGAAGAACCGGCCATTATGGTAGGCACCAACACCGCCCGTAACGATAACCCCCGGTTGAACGTCCGGCTTTGGCAGGGCCCAAACCCGACCCGCATTGTGATCGACAAGATGGGTACATTGCCGCAGTCACTACATGTGTTCGACGGGGCGCAGCCAACCCTATGCTACACATACACGGGCGCACCGGCTGATACACCGGCCACGTTTGTAACGCTCAGTCCGGGCAAAGACTTTCTGTCGCAATTATTGCCCGATTTGCACAGTCGGCACATCCAGTCGGTACTGGTAGAAGGGGGCGTGGCTTTGCTCAGTTCGTTTATTCAAGCCAATCTGTGGGACGAAATGCGGGTGTTCCGTAGCCCCAGGATGCTGGGGGCGGGTGTGCCAGCCCCGGCCGTCGGTGGGCGGCTGGTGAGCCGGGAGATGGTTGGTCCCGACGAGCTGAGTATTTACTATGCCAACTGAGTAGAACGGCCGGACGGGCTACACCACTCGGCTCCCCTCGGCCCACACACCCTGTAGCCGGAGTGAATGATCGAGTCGGAGCAGGTTGGCCACGTAGCCGGGCGCGATTTTGCCCAATGCGTGCCCAAAACCCGCTATTTGGGCGGGTACCGTAGAGGCCATCTGTAAGGCGTCGGTGAGAGCAATGCGGGCTTCATTCACGCATAGCCGGACGGCGTCGAGCAAGGTAATGGCTGAGCCAGCTAACTGATTTTGGTGGTTCAGGATGCGGCCCTTTTCGTAGTGCAGGGGCATATCGGCAGTAAGCCAAAACTGGCGTTGCTGGGGTCTAATCAGGAGGGCGTCGGAAATCAGGAACAGGCGGTTGCCCAGTAGCCGGTGAGCCAGCCGAATCGAGACGGGGTCGCAATGAAACCCGTCGGCCACAAGGCTGCTGTGTACCGTTGGGTGGTCGAAAACGGCCCCAACAACCCCCGGCTCCCGGCTCTCAAAACCGCGCATGGCGTTGTACAGATGGGTTGCCAGCCCGATACCCTCGTCAAGGGCCCGCCGAGCCTGCCCGTAGGTGGCATTGCTGTGACCGATCGACAACTGCAACCGGGCCGGTTTGTGGTTGAGCAACCACGTCCACTGCTCGGGCGTGAATTGTTCGGGTGCCAGTGTCATCAGAGAAGTCACATCGCCGTACTGCTCAAATAGGAGTGCCAGATCGTCCTGATTGGGGGTGCTGATAGCCGACGACGGATGAACCCCCCGGCGGTCGGGGCTGATGTACGGCCCCTCGGCATGGAGGCCCAGCACCCCAAACGGCTGCTCGTACATACCCTCGCGCACGGCATCAGCTGCCTGTGTTAGCACCGCGTGAGGGGCGGTGAACAGAGTCGGAAGCACTGACGTGGTGCCGCAGCGCCGGTGGGCGTCGAGTATATGCCGAACGGTGTCGGCAGTGGGTTTCTGGTTCAGGAAAACCTGGGTGCCGCCGTACACCTGCAGGTCTACGAAGCCCGGCACCAGATAGTCGCCAGCCAGGTCGATGCTGTTTGAAGTGGCATCGGATACCTTAGCCGTGTTTATTTCCAGAATCCGCCCATTTTCCACCCGTACCGACGCGTGGCTAACCAGTTCGGTACCGGTGAAAACGGTGGCGTTGTGAAAAAGCATCGGCAATCACGTTTATTCGGGCACCCGGATCAGTTCGGCGGGTTTGGCAAGCCAGCCATTGGCGCGGGCCTTCTCACCGAACGCCTTCATGTGGGGCATGTTGCTGTGAGCCTGTAGTCCGGCCTCGTCGTCCCAACGCTCGTGCATGATAAACTGGGTTGGGTTTTCGGTGCTGTGGTAGAGTTCGTACAACTGACAGGCAGCCTCGGCCCGTACGAGCGGAATCAGTTCGTGAAAAGCCGTTTTGAGGGCTTCTTCCTGGCCGGGGTTGGCCGTAATGGTAGCAAAAACGAGAAGCGACATGGGGTTTGGGATTAAAGGTTAGACGGTTTCGTTCCAGATCGACCAGGCTTTTTCGGCCTGAAGCACCAGCATTCGGTAGCCGTTGAGGGCTTGGGCTCCCCGGTCGAGGGCCTGCCGCATAAACACGGTTTCGGCGGGGTTGTACACCAGATCGTAAAGCCAGTGATGGGCCGTTAGCTCGGCGTAGGGCAGGTCGGGCGCTTGCGCTACATTGGGGTAGGTGCCCACGGGTGAACAATTGATAATGAGCGGGAAATGCGCCAATTGGCCGGGTAGCTCGCTGTAGGTCAGCCCACCGGGCGCTGCTGTCCGCGACACCAGTTTGTACCGGATGCCGAGGTCGCTCAGGGCCGCTACAACAGCTTTGGAGGCTCCGCCGGTGCCCAGCACCAGTGCGCCCGAAAAAAACTCGGCGAGGCTCTGCACGCCGGGATGTTGCCCTCTTACCCACTCTTCGAGCGATTGCCGGAACCCGTAGTAATCGGAGTTATAGCCCGTGAGACTCCCGTCGGCTTCGACCCGAATCACATTGAC
It includes:
- the rimP gene encoding ribosome maturation factor RimP → MNDVAKITELLQPYLNNDYFYIVDVQVAGRQGGKLKVTLLLDSDEGITIDECASISRQFGNQLEEMNFFGESPFTLEVSSPGIDFPLTRIRQFRRNVGRTILLTLTDGKQVKGKLDSVADEQIVLDVQPVKMSKTKMKAAGLIPGSEGPTAFSFDQIKQATVEISFK
- the nusA gene encoding transcription termination factor NusA, translated to MTSSLLIESFSDFARSKNIDRPTMIAVLEEVFRTMIRKKYGTDENFDVIINPDSGDLEMWRTREIVDDDSEDIWDYDKIPLAEARKIQDDFEVGEQVAEEVKLEDFGRRVVQTARQTLIQKIKDLEKEILYQKYKDQVGDLVTAEVYQLVKNETILVDNENNELSLPRTEQIPKDRPRKGDTVKAVIHRVDMNNGTPKIILSRTSPVFLERLFEQEIPEIYDGLISIRKIVREPGERAKVAVESYDDRIDPVGACVGMKGSRIHAIVRELNNENIDVINYTENLELLISRALSPAKVSSMNIDREARRVSVFMKPDQVSLAIGRGGQNIKLAGRLVDMEIDVFRDNEGQEDDEDVDLMEFRDEIDEWIIEEFRRVGLDTAKSVLARTKEELVRLTDLEEATIEEILDILRREFE
- the infB gene encoding translation initiation factor IF-2, which translates into the protein MAEDKSMRLSQVAKVLHVGLSTVVSKLSAKGYKVDSNPNTKIPMDQLEVLAKEFKSNDLLNGASKPAPVAPAEAPRKQDDDVILYRRDDAGRRIESDAKRPEAAQPQAQSPADRGSAAPSERKPESGGSTLPGLKVLGKIDLNAKPGTPAPQPRPATPQPPVAPAPVAKAPEPAPAPKPAAPVAAQPPVAPAAPAPVAKAPEPAPAPVAKAPEPTPAPKPAAPAPAPAAPVAQAKPAPAAPAPVAKAPEPTPAPAADRGPADRSPADRGPAEPKQAPAPEAARPATPPAAPANTPPAAPEPPKEPETIRAEGKVQLQGLTVKGTIDLSQFNRQPSGRDRDRGKRKRIRGKEGSVASSTQPNAGGGQGGGQGQGGQGGPRNDRGPRDGNNQNRPNDNRQGQGGPRNDRGPREGQANTAGGQQGQGGQRNDRGPRDGNNNNTQGQQGQGQGGGNRNNNTGGRPNNNNNNNRGGNRGGNTGNNNNRGGTRDRRETPSEADVRANIRATNARLQGNNQNRGADRRRDRRRERSERERERMELENEESKTLRVTEFVSANDLASMMDVSVNEVIATCMSLGMFVSINQRLDAEAITVIADEFGYDVEFVTAEQEVEAGLEEIQDAAEDLQPRAPIVTIMGHVDHGKTSLLDYIRRTKVAAGEAGGITQHIGAYSVKTTDGRMVTFLDTPGHEAFTAMRARGAKVTDVVIIVIAADDSIMPQTREAINHAQVAGVPIVFAFSKVDKPGADAEKIRNALSQMNILVEEWGGKYQSQEISSKSGLGVDDLLEKVLLEAEVLELKANPNRRAIGTVIEAQLDKGRGYVSTVLVETGTLKQGDVMLVGAHYGRIRAMTNDRGERIKEAGPSTPVQILGLPGAPQAGDKFNVMETEREAREIANKREQLLREQSLRTRKHITLEEIGRRKAIGSFKELNVIVKGDVDGSVEALSDSLLQLSTGEVQVNIIHKAVGQISESDILLASASDAIIVGFQVRPSANARRLAEQEQIEIRLYSIIYDAINEVKDAMEGLLAPTQEEVITGNIEVREVFKISKIGTVAGCMVTDGNIKRNNKIRVIRDFIVIHTGDIDALKRFKDDVSEVRQGYECGLSIKNFNDIQVGDIIEGFEFKEVKRTLSST
- a CDS encoding magnesium chelatase is translated as MSYRNLKAKELLTIKTLGELKAAGYQTRSIKQELRDNLIEKIKAKETVFPGIWGYEETVIPDVERAILSMHHINLLGLRGQAKTRIARLMVNLLDEYIPVVEGSELNDDPLQPLSRYAHDRIAELGDATPIGWLHRSDRYTEKLATPDVSVADLVGDVDPIKAATLKLPYSDERTIHFGLIPRSHRCIFVINELPDLQARIQVSLFNILQEGDIQIRGFKLRLPLDIQFVFTANPEDYTNRGSIVTPLKDRIDSQIVTHYPKSIATGKKITMQEAIVKTEQKGLVKTNDLVTDLIEQVAMEARESEYVDAKSGVSARMTISAYENLLSSAERRALINSEKETYVRIADLYGVVPAICGKVELVYEGEVEGPVIVAQNLIGKAIRTQFLNYFPNPEKAKKEKRGNIYKKITDWFGDGNTMEILSDLPNRDYESRLRTIDGLDDLIDELHPRLSKAEKLFMMEFALHGIAEYSLIGKKAMDTGQSFQDLVGSMFDPTKHFGEEEDEDDDDRF
- the ribD gene encoding bifunctional diaminohydroxyphosphoribosylaminopyrimidine deaminase/5-amino-6-(5-phosphoribosylamino)uracil reductase RibD; this encodes MNHELYMTRALELATLGRGFVSPNPMVGCVLVYDDRTGPRIIGEGWHQRYGGPHAEVNAIRSVRPEDEHLLPQATAYVTLEPCSHYGKTPPCADLLVEKRVGRVVVCNDDPNPLVAGRGLNRLREAGITVETGVLAERGRELNRRFFTQMEQQRPYILLKWAETSDGFIGGPGGQPVSISGPLAQRLVHRWRAEEPAIMVGTNTARNDNPRLNVRLWQGPNPTRIVIDKMGTLPQSLHVFDGAQPTLCYTYTGAPADTPATFVTLSPGKDFLSQLLPDLHSRHIQSVLVEGGVALLSSFIQANLWDEMRVFRSPRMLGAGVPAPAVGGRLVSREMVGPDELSIYYAN
- the nagA gene encoding N-acetylglucosamine-6-phosphate deacetylase, with protein sequence MLFHNATVFTGTELVSHASVRVENGRILEINTAKVSDATSNSIDLAGDYLVPGFVDLQVYGGTQVFLNQKPTADTVRHILDAHRRCGTTSVLPTLFTAPHAVLTQAADAVREGMYEQPFGVLGLHAEGPYISPDRRGVHPSSAISTPNQDDLALLFEQYGDVTSLMTLAPEQFTPEQWTWLLNHKPARLQLSIGHSNATYGQARRALDEGIGLATHLYNAMRGFESREPGVVGAVFDHPTVHSSLVADGFHCDPVSIRLAHRLLGNRLFLISDALLIRPQQRQFWLTADMPLHYEKGRILNHQNQLAGSAITLLDAVRLCVNEARIALTDALQMASTVPAQIAGFGHALGKIAPGYVANLLRLDHSLRLQGVWAEGSRVV
- a CDS encoding putative quinol monooxygenase, producing the protein MSLLVFATITANPGQEEALKTAFHELIPLVRAEAACQLYELYHSTENPTQFIMHERWDDEAGLQAHSNMPHMKAFGEKARANGWLAKPAELIRVPE
- a CDS encoding shikimate dehydrogenase family protein; the encoded protein is MNRYGLIGYPLTHSFSKKYFADKFEREGITDARYDLYEMADVATHLPDLLQTPGLRGLNVTIPHKQAVLPFLNRLDSSAQKVGAVNVIRVEADGSLTGYNSDYYGFRQSLEEWVRGQHPGVQSLAEFFSGALVLGTGGASKAVVAALSDLGIRYKLVSRTAAPGGLTYSELPGQLAHFPLIINCSPVGTYPNVAQAPDLPYAELTAHHWLYDLVYNPAETVFMRQALDRGAQALNGYRMLVLQAEKAWSIWNETV